One Spirochaetota bacterium genomic window, ATGCTATTTCTGGTGGGGCACCACTTTCAGTATCCGATGCTGAATTTTTTATTGGCATGGGGATGAAAATTCTTGAAGGCTATGGTTTAACCGAGACAACTCCTGTTTTAACCTATAACCGTCCATGGTTTATAAAGCCAGGAACAGTTGGTCAGGCAATTCCCGAAACAAAACTTAAAATAGCTGATGATGGTGAAATACTTGCAAAGGGACCACAGATAATGTTGGGATATTATAAGAATAAAGCTGCTACTGAAGAGGTGATGACCAAAGATGGTTATTTCAGGACAGGTGATATTGGAGTTATTGACGAAGACGGATTCTTAAAGATAACTGGGAGAATCAAAGATATCATCGTAACAGCTGGTGGAAAAAATATCTCCCCACAGAATATTGAAAACAGCGTTAAGACATCACCATATATTGAGCAGATAGCAGTAATTGGGGATAAACGCAAATACTTAAGTGCGCTTGTCATTCCTAACTTTGAAGCAGTAAAAAAATGGGCAAAACAAAAAGGGATAAGTTTTACTCAAAATTCTGATTTAATTAAAAATGATGAAGTATACAAGCTTATCGAAAGCGAGATTGCAAAATATACCAAGCAATTTTCGCGTGTTGAGCAGATTAAGAAGTTTACACTTCTTGAAGCAGAATGGACTCAGGCAACAGGTGAGTTAACTCCAACACAGAAAGTAAAACGAAGAGTTATTGAGCAGAAGTATGCAAAAGAAATTGATGCAATGTATCCACCTGACATCGATTAAAACAGTTGTCCATAAGAATATGATACAAGGGCAGATATTCACATCTGCCCTTTTTTTATGCTAAAAAATATTAAAATACTTGCAGTTATTGGGTAATCTTAATTATGTATATAATATATAAGAAAGGCTTTCATATATGGCTGGTGTTGGTCTTAGTGTATATGCCAGATGAACAAATTTTGTTTAAAGGGGGTGTATATGGTTAAAAATATTTTAAAAATTATAGGTATTCTAATTCTTGTCTTTTTGATAATTCTGGTAGTGAAAGCTCTTACAATTTCGTCAAAGCAGGTGGATGTAAAGGAGGCTATCCCATATAAAATAGATAGTATGATTGCTGCACAACATCTTTCTGAAGCAATACAGATCCAAACAATATCAAATCAGGACAAATCCAAAACAGATTTTAAAACATTTGAGCAATTCCATAAATTTTTGGCAAAAACCTATCCTGGGGTGCATAAAAAATTAAAAAAAGAAGTGGTAGCAGGGTATTCGCTGCTTTATACATGGAAAGGCTCTGACCCTTCGCTCAAGCCAATGCTTCTTATGGCTCATCAGGATGTAGTGCCAGTTGAAGAGTTGACGAAAGATCAATGGAAATATCCTGGCTTTTCAGGTACAGTGGCTGATGGTTACGTCTGGGGCAGAGGGGCACTGGACATTAAGAATCAATTAATTGCCATTATGGAAGCGGTTGAATTTTTAGTTGCCCGAGGCTTTGCACCAAAGCGGACAATTTATCTGGCGTTTGGCCATGATGAGGAGGTAGGTGGGGAAGGCGCTAAAGCTATCGCAAAGCTACTTAACAACAGAAATGTGACACTTGAATATGTCATTGATGAAGGTGGTGCTATCATGGAAGGCATGTTGCCGGGTATTGAAAGCCCTATTGCACTGGTTGGTATTGCTGAAAAAGGCTATTTAACTGTAAAGCTTACTGTGAAAGGCGAAGGGGGGCATTCATCAATGCCACCACATCATACAGCATTAGGTGTTTTAGCAAAAGCACTGGTAAACGTTGAAAATAATCCATTTCCTAAGAATTTTGACAGCCCTGCACGCCAGATGTTTGAATATGTTGCTCCTCATATGAAGTTCCCGTTGCGCATACTATTTGCAAATATGTGGTGCTTTAAACCATTACTAAAATGGCAGTTTGAAAAATCAGAGTCAACAAATGCTATGATACGTACTACTGCAGCGGTGACCATGGCAGGTGCAAGTGAAAAAGAAAATGTACTGCCAACGCAGGCTTGGGCCATGATAAATTGCAGAATATTGCCAGGTGAAACAATGGATACAACTATTGGGTATCTAAAAAAAGTAATTGATAACGATGCAGTTGTGATAGAAGCTATGCCGTGGTCAAACAATCCTTCACCAGTATCAGACATTCATCAGGGTTCGTTTACGTCTATAGCTACTATAGCCCGGCAAATAAATCCTGATGTTATTGTTGCGCCTTATCTTGTGTTGGGTGCCACTGATTCCCGCCACTTTAATGCACTGACAAATCAGATTTATCGATTTAGCCCTGTTAAAATGAATGCTGAAGACTTAAAGAGAATTCATGGAATCAATGAACGTATAAGCATATCAGATTTAGGGAAAAGTGTAAAATTTGTAATTTCATTAATTGAAAAAACGCACATGTAATATGTGTGGCAGGTTTGCACAGATTGAACCTGTAGATGTTATTGCAGAACGCTTACAGGTTGAAAAAGTACAAGTGAAAAATACTGCACCACGCTACAATATTTGCCCCGGGGAAGATATTGTAGCGTTGGTGCAAGATCCTACGTATGCATTAGTTGAACACAGGTGGGGGCTTATACCTCACTGGGTTAAAAATGTATCTGACGCAAGGCCGCTTATCAATGCTCGATCAGAAACAGTTGCACAAAAGCCAAGCTTTAAAAAGGCTTTTATGCAACAAAGATGTATACTTCCTGCTTCCGGTTTTTTTGAGTGGAAAAAAGATGGAAATAAAAAAATCCCGTATTATATAACGATGAATGATGTTTTTGGATTTGCAGGAATTTATGATACTGTGAATATTAATGGTACTATACTCACAACATGTGCAATACTTACAACGCAGGCTAATGAGCAGATGAATGCAATCCACAATCGTATGCCTGTCATCATTACACTTCCTGATTTTATGACATGGATTGACAAAAAGACCACTGAAGATAAGTTATTCAGGTTAATGGCGCCCTTTCAATCTAATCTAATCATATATCCAGTTTCACCAAAGGTAAATAGCCCTACATACAACCAACCTGATTGCATCAAACCTTATTGAATTAGAGAAGATATTACCTGGGTCAATTCATCAAGTGAAAATGGCTTTCGCAATACAGCATCAAAACCATAATTTTTATAATCAGACAATATTGGTTCATTAGTATAGCCAGTAGTTGCGATGCACTTACATTGAGGCATTATTTGTTTTATTTGGTTAATAATATCTATAGCACCTCTACCACCCTTGATGGTTAAGTCAAGAATAGCAATAGTAAAAGGATTGTTGCTTTGTGCAGCTTGTTTGCTTGCCGCTAATGCTTCATCGCCATTGGTTACTGTGAGGATTGAGCACCCCAGCAATGAAAGCATCTCTGAAAGTGATTCGGATATTAGTGTATCATCATCCATTATGAGTACATGCATCCTGGAAGGATTGCAGCTGAAATGCGATAATTCTACAGAGCTATCGCTTGCAGATTCAGCGATAGGCAAATAGATGGTAAAACATGTTCCTTGTTTTGAAGATTCAACAGTGATATGTCCCTCATGCTTTTTTACTATTGAATAGGCAATTGATAAACCCAATCCATGTCCGTCATCACGTGTGGTAAAAAAGGGATCAAATATATATGGCATGATTTCAGCAGGTATGCCATGGCCCGTATCTTGGATAGAAATCTGTACGTATTTCCCCTTTATGGGAAGCTGATGGTCATCGATAGTAACATTTTTTGCTGTAATAGTAATTGACCCCTGTTGTCGCATTGCCTGCCTAGCGTTAAGGATAATATTATGTATTACCTGTGAAATCTGTGTGGGATCAACGAGTGCATTATAAAGATCATCTGCGATGTCAAAGGTACACTGAATTGATGAGCCACTTAATACAAATTCGGCGGTGTCCTTTATTATATTTATAAGGGATGTGGACGTTTTGACCGGGGCGCCACCTTTGGAAAAAGCTAAAAGTTGAGTTGTTAGATCACGTGCTTTTAGAATAGCTTTTTGGGCTCGTGCAGTTGCTTTCATTATCCTTTCATTGTCAGGTGATAGCTGTTCAATAATTGAGATATTTCCTAAAAT contains:
- a CDS encoding AMP-binding protein; its protein translation is AISGGAPLSVSDAEFFIGMGMKILEGYGLTETTPVLTYNRPWFIKPGTVGQAIPETKLKIADDGEILAKGPQIMLGYYKNKAATEEVMTKDGYFRTGDIGVIDEDGFLKITGRIKDIIVTAGGKNISPQNIENSVKTSPYIEQIAVIGDKRKYLSALVIPNFEAVKKWAKQKGISFTQNSDLIKNDEVYKLIESEIAKYTKQFSRVEQIKKFTLLEAEWTQATGELTPTQKVKRRVIEQKYAKEIDAMYPPDID
- a CDS encoding M20 family peptidase, which translates into the protein MVKNILKIIGILILVFLIILVVKALTISSKQVDVKEAIPYKIDSMIAAQHLSEAIQIQTISNQDKSKTDFKTFEQFHKFLAKTYPGVHKKLKKEVVAGYSLLYTWKGSDPSLKPMLLMAHQDVVPVEELTKDQWKYPGFSGTVADGYVWGRGALDIKNQLIAIMEAVEFLVARGFAPKRTIYLAFGHDEEVGGEGAKAIAKLLNNRNVTLEYVIDEGGAIMEGMLPGIESPIALVGIAEKGYLTVKLTVKGEGGHSSMPPHHTALGVLAKALVNVENNPFPKNFDSPARQMFEYVAPHMKFPLRILFANMWCFKPLLKWQFEKSESTNAMIRTTAAVTMAGASEKENVLPTQAWAMINCRILPGETMDTTIGYLKKVIDNDAVVIEAMPWSNNPSPVSDIHQGSFTSIATIARQINPDVIVAPYLVLGATDSRHFNALTNQIYRFSPVKMNAEDLKRIHGINERISISDLGKSVKFVISLIEKTHM
- a CDS encoding SOS response-associated peptidase yields the protein MCGRFAQIEPVDVIAERLQVEKVQVKNTAPRYNICPGEDIVALVQDPTYALVEHRWGLIPHWVKNVSDARPLINARSETVAQKPSFKKAFMQQRCILPASGFFEWKKDGNKKIPYYITMNDVFGFAGIYDTVNINGTILTTCAILTTQANEQMNAIHNRMPVIITLPDFMTWIDKKTTEDKLFRLMAPFQSNLIIYPVSPKVNSPTYNQPDCIKPY